One genomic segment of Rhodothermales bacterium includes these proteins:
- a CDS encoding isoprenyl transferase codes for MTPSRPVPIVSLTKEPQTDADAARQRALQARGEIPVHIAAIMDGNGRWAKQQGQSRVAGHREGVESVRDITEACAQIGVQHLTLYTFSTENWQRPPTEVVALMELLVRTIRREVSRLQDNNIRVQTLGELDRLPKRAAAEMREAEELTKHNTRMTLNLALSYSGRWELARAARLIAAEVAAGRLDPAEVDEEAVASRLTTAGMPDPDLLIRTGGDVRVSNFLLWQLAYTEIHVTERFWPAFRREQLYTAIEDFQNRERRFGRVQPDVAPAH; via the coding sequence ATGACCCCATCCCGCCCCGTGCCCATCGTCTCCCTCACCAAAGAGCCGCAGACCGACGCCGACGCCGCCCGTCAGCGGGCGTTGCAGGCGCGCGGCGAGATCCCCGTCCACATCGCCGCCATCATGGACGGTAACGGGCGGTGGGCGAAGCAGCAGGGGCAGAGCCGCGTCGCCGGGCACCGCGAGGGCGTCGAGTCCGTCCGCGACATCACCGAGGCGTGCGCGCAGATCGGCGTGCAACACCTCACGCTCTACACGTTCTCGACCGAGAACTGGCAGCGCCCGCCGACCGAGGTCGTCGCGCTGATGGAACTCCTCGTCCGCACGATCCGCCGCGAGGTGAGCCGGCTGCAGGACAACAACATCCGCGTGCAGACCCTCGGCGAGCTCGACCGGCTGCCGAAGCGGGCCGCCGCCGAGATGCGCGAGGCCGAGGAGTTGACGAAGCACAACACGCGGATGACGCTCAACCTCGCCCTGTCGTACAGCGGGCGGTGGGAGCTCGCCCGCGCCGCCCGGCTCATCGCCGCAGAGGTGGCCGCTGGCCGGCTCGATCCCGCCGAGGTCGACGAAGAGGCCGTCGCGTCGCGCCTGACGACCGCCGGGATGCCCGACCCCGACCTCCTCATCCGCACGGGCGGCGACGTCCGCGTGTCGAACTTCCTGCTCTGGCAGCTCGCCTACACCGAGATCCACGTCACCGAGCGCTTCTGGCCGGCCTTCCGCCGCGAGCAGCTCTACACCGCCATCGAAGACTTCCAGAACCGCGAGCGCCGGTTCGGCCGCGTGCAGCCGGACGTTGCGCCGGCACACTGA